One window from the genome of Calliopsis andreniformis isolate RMS-2024a chromosome 12, iyCalAndr_principal, whole genome shotgun sequence encodes:
- the LOC143186227 gene encoding bromodomain adjacent to zinc finger domain protein 2B isoform X5, with protein sequence MEKENSASGGGGGGGGGGGGEAAATATPGATSASEKLQADQANPLLDPTALFGAYWPRGDSTASSLFGGMPGGYGLGAHHLPSAYAILGRGGSAPGFGAHTPASAPPPPPYSHSSLGTLSVAASQAASLGINSASAAWWTMASHLAAQDYLARLQGAAGLPGFPPGAESLLPPYPASLLNPPSFSSHKSSKSKSSKSHKTPANSSSSTTPSMTSSSLPVSTQAPVTSSHHNSSAASSTPNSQTNVVSSAKEGSDPSSILGGVRLPPDTEIIKYTSSIVGPKVPGTTNRGRKKTISLDTPSVSVHPPPVPALSAHQTNTTTSSLMMEPRKYNRTGTESNDYREPVDRVEVIKLPAHSTNGSVLSAPTSYTTTNANNSNDSDAPLNLSLKPATTSSNSPISGSQPLSQLSNLSQSLLASDRTSRRKPGPKPRRVPQNSVPVPASPSPSLAQLFAAADSPQRPSSGSEESESASTTHHKDGRPRNLGRGVSKPKKNTVASLLAQSRALGIKPTPSLDPNVPLSHQVSLLRSNILAAQLHATATGQGDDKNQRSLQEKMKNKLLEVSGEESNMDVTSESGSNTDVVTDTDDDNTDGVSSAKRRKVKPSERDLQVPLERGWKRETVIKGLGKSGVIKGDVSYYSPCGKTFRSSPDLAKFLELQNPPELTTANFSFSSRPLVGEFLQPTMGLAEAEFVRLGAHEVARRLEELRAAGGFRDVRANNQYEREKLAYAKKLAKEEAQRHKEQARLIKEQEKTERQEAVRREREIRNQQLLEERELKRQQAVMLKEQMYMQELTKQREMLYTVELERERRRQHMALVRALENRRKMEEREKKRLEARAERIATKEKRAEQRKMEMELIEQIRKPVEDMELTDHRPLPELKRLQGLKLSGQAFADIVMVFEFLHNFGETLGFDMDSLPSLKSLQLALLNDEEAEEELLSVMTHLLVCAIEDPGIPQPARHTTGLGQSLRQADITHANISEVLRIYLYANATGEVKALTGVCLERERDKKFADHHQNGGDYASTCSGKNAQFYEHLHNNETWRMSERLRDKPFLALNPTHKAQMLAFLCNELLQNKAVIRQIEGSLETVAQLRKERFVLDTKIRKLRQLHSRKVRMEAVGVIVNKTGDTITIEKKEVDEEGNTTSTAVGTTPTPDEIHHEDEVEDMSENESEGTQPEEEEDKNLSGEELGKKLDKLLKQSEEQLQKLNSSSKQLRAHIFGQDRYWRRYWELACAGGIFIEAMESAEPEILELQAELDEKYKNMPVEEKPETKQEDTKAENRENEAPNDVKEEKKFNSTEQEDVKPLIDKTKNEIEDVNCKKDSMQNCSSENSNIKEEKKNDIDGTMTDAKTNVTSEEIKQETEVVSMDVDVKVEETKKENEDMDEDMKPAVKMMEDKIVETIPNGDKYNHVNNLHNGKELNGTFISNSSNESNWFSILPRETCDTPGPSTKQIFGIAEPTELRIPVFPPPASPNYDRCDSPAPLILTQDEAAQLEYLKVHGLPPPGEAKPVPKDLRYGWWRITDVDTFQELLEHLHSRGVREKELKRTTWATMESFLAVTGRINVDPGNMSATELSATPDEPDTPIPKPDNPEVWSEQVALRVDAQLLEQVEALEDKVANASMQVKGWKLPPRAGTEEAEEIEKLNEMEKISAVEQARQRLLSLEAAIERRYLKPPLGVCTGDPNLAALKAEQAAAANANSNNSDQSNQTPVPQEETTPRGLNNWREATARAHTSAQLAMALYMLEASIAWDKSIMKAVSLTPARNSVCVKLRNRCVSLKATNQYNQLLTTSQASNCQFCHSGDNEDKLLLCDGCDRGYHTYCFRPKMENIPDGDWYCHECMNKATGERNCLVCGKRVGKNLVLCELCPRAYHTDCHNPVMPKMPRGKWYCSNCHSKQPKKRNSSRRSHTKGGGTRESESSDHPPASPTPSTASNTHVEDVSSSEPATPTASPRKEGNNRTLTKKQQRELAPCKVLLEQLEQQDEAWPFLLPVNTKQFPTYKKIIKTPMDLSTIKKKLQDSVYKSRDEFCADVRQMFINCEVFNEDDSPVGKAGHGMRSFFEMRWTEITGAPPPHPQTHS encoded by the exons CGTATTGGCCTCGGGGTGACAGCACGGCTTCGTCGCTGTTTGGCGGAATGCCAGGCGGATATGGGCTCGGGGCCCACCATTTGCCATCGGCTTACGCCATCCTGGGCCGaggtggctctgctcctggtttTGGGGCCCACACACCGGCCTCGGCGCCACCGCCACCCCCTTACTCCCACAGCAGTCTTGGAACCCTGAGCGTGGCCGCCAGTCAAGCTGCGAGTTTAG GTATAAATTCCGCTAGCGCAGCATGGTGGACGATGGCCTCGCACCTGGCGGCGCAGGACTACCTCGCGAGGCTACAAGGAGCGGCAGGACTTCCCGGATTTCCGCCTGGCGCCGAGAGCCTCCTGCCACCCTACCCTGCCTCGCTACTTAACCCCCCGTCCTTCTCATCTCACAAGTCCAGTAAGT CTAAGTCAAGCAAAAGTCACAAGACGCCAGCGAACAGCAGCAGTTCGACGACGCCTAGCATGACGAGCAGCAGTTTACCAGTGTCGACTCAAGCACCGGTCACGTCCTCCCACCACAATAGTTCAGCGGCCAGCAGCACGCCGAATTCGCAAACGAACGTTGTCAG TTCTGCGAAAGAGGGCAG CGATCCTAGCAGTATATTGGGAGGTGTTCGACTGCCTCCCGACACGGAGATCATCAAGTACACATCGAGCATAGTCGGTCCGAAGGTTCCTGGGACGACGAACCGCGGCAGGAAGAAGACCATATCCTTGGACACGCCGAGCGTAAGCGTGCACCCGCCGCCTGTACCTGCTCTTTCCGCTCATCAGACGAACACGACGACGTCGTCGCTGATGATGGAGCCGAGAAAGTACAACCGCACAGGG ACCGAGTCGAACGACTATAGGGAGCCTGTGGATCGCGTGGAGGTGATCAAACTTCCGGCGCACTCGACCAACGGTTCCGTTTTATCCGCGCCTACGTCCTATACCACCACCAACGCGAACAACTCGAACGATTCAGATGCGCCGCTGAATCTCTCCCTGAAACCGGCGACCACGAGCAGTAACTCGCCGATTTCTGGTAGCCAGCCGCTCAGCCAGCTCAGTAATTTAAGTCAGTCGCTGCTTGCCTCCGATCGAACGT CGAGACGAAAGCCTGGGCCGAAGCCCCGAAGGGTGCCCCAGAACTCGGTGCCCGTGCCAGCGTCGCCTAGTCCATCATTGGCGCAGCTGTTCGCTGCAGCAGACTCGCCGCAGAGGCCGAGCAGCGGAAGCGAGGAGAGCGAAAGCGCGAGCACAACTCATCACAAAGACGGTCGGCCGAGGAACCTGGGCCGTGGCGTGTCCAAGCCGAAGAAGAACACTGTCGCCTCGTTGCTGGCTCAGAGCAGAGCCTTGGGAATCAAGCCTACGCCTAGCTTGGATCCCAACGTGCCATTGTCTCATCAGGTCTCGCTGCTGAGGTCGAACATTCTGGCTGCACAGCTGCACGCCACTGCAACAGGCCAGGGTGACGACAAGAATCAG CGGTCTTTGCAGGAGAAGATGAAGAACAAGCTGCTGGAGGTGTCCGGCGAGGAGAGCAACATGGACGTGACCAGCGAGAGTGGCAGTAACACAGACGTCGTGACGGACACCGACGACGATAACACCGATGGCGTGTCCAGCGCGAAGAGGAGAAAGGTGAAGCCAAGTGAAAGGGACCTCCAGGTCCCTTTGGAGCGAGGCTGGAAACGAGAGACTGTCATCAAGGGACTGGGCAAGTCGGGAGTGATAAAGGGTGACGTGTCTTACTATAGCCCTTGCGGGAAGACGTTCAGGAGCAGTCCTGATCTGGCAAAG TTCTTGGAGCTACAGAATCCACCTGAGTTGACCACTGCGAACTTCTCGTTTTCCTCGCGTCCATTGGTGGGAGAGTTCCTGCAGCCGACGATGGGCCTCGCGGAGGCTGAGTTCGTTAGGCTGGGCGCCCATGAAGTGGCTAGAAGGCTGGAGGAGCTCAGGGCCGCGGGAGGTTTCAGGGATGTAAGGGCGAACAATCAGTACGAGAGAGAGAAGCTTGCGTATGCGAAGAAGCTGGCGAAGGAGGAAGCGCAGCGGCACAAGGAGCAGGCTAG ATTGATCAAGGAGCAGGAGAAGACTGAGCGACAGGAGGCGGTGAGACGAGAGAGGGAGATTCGAAACCAGCAGCTGCTCGAG GAACGAGAGCTAAAGAGGCAGCAGGCGGTGATGCTGAAGGAACAG ATGTACATGCAGGAGCTCACCAAGCAGCGCGAGATGCTCTACACCGTCGAGCTG GAGAGGGAGAGAAGGAGGCAACACATGGCGCTGGTACGAGCCCTTGAGAATCGTCGAAAAATGgaggaaagagagaaaaagCGACTGGAGGCGAGGGCTGAGAGGATAGCAACGAAGGAAAAACGCGCTGAGCAGAGGAAGATGGAGATGGAGTTGATCGAGCAGATTAGGAAACCTGTGGAGGATATGGAACTGACAG ATCACAGACCACTCCCAGAGCTGAAACGACTGCAAGGACTCAAGCTCTCTGGTCAGGCGTTCGCGGACATTGTCATGGTGTTCGAGTTTCTGCATAATTTCGGGGAAACATTGGGCTTTG ACATGGACTCCCTGCCAAGTCTAAAGAGTCTTCAGCTAGCGCTACTCAACGATGAGGAGGCAGAGGAGGAGTTGCTCTCGGTGATGACGCACCTTCTGGTCTGTGCTATCGAGGACCCAGGTATCCCTCAGCCAGCCAGACACACCACAGGACTCGGACAAAGTCTGCGACAGGCTGACATCACGCACGCCAACATCAGCGAGGTTTTGCGAATTTACCTTTACGCTAATGCGACTGGAGAAGTGAAAGCTCTTACTGGTGTCTGCCTCGAGCGAGAACGCGACAAGAAGTTCGCTGACCATCATCAGAACGGTGGAGATTACGCTTCGACTTGCTCAGGAAAGAACGCCCAGTTCTATGAACATCTGCATAATAACGAGACGTGGAGAATGTCCGAGAGACTGAGGGACAAGCCTTTCCTGGCTCTGAATCCGACGCACAAGGCGCAGATGCTTGCGTTCCTCTGCAACGAGCTGCTACAGAACAAGGCTGTGATCAGGCAGATTGAGGGGAGCTTGGAGACAGTTGCTCAGCTGAGGAAAGAGAGATTTGTTTTGGATACTAAGATTAGAAA ATTGAGACAGCTGCACAGTAGAAAGGTGCGAATGGAAGCTGTTGGCGTGATAGTGAATAAAACTGGCGACACGATTACTATAGAAAAGAAAGAAGTTGACGAGGAAGGTAATACAACGTCTACAGCAGTGGGAACGACACCCACTCCTGATGAGATCCATCACGAGGATGAGGTTGAAGACATGTCTGAAAACGAGAGCGAAGGCACTCAGCCTGAGGAG GAAGAGGATAAAAACTTATCTGGCGAAGAACTGGGCAAGAAATTAGACAAGCTTTTGAAGCAGTCGGAGGAACAACTTCAGAAGTTGAACAGTTCCTCGAAACAGCTTAGAGCACACATATTCGGGCAAGACAGGTACTGGAGAAGATACTGGGAGCTAGCGTGCGCAGGTGGGATCTTCATCGAAGCTATGGAGAGTGCAGAACCAGAGATTTTAGAGCTGCAAGCTGAATTAGATGAAAAGTACAAAAATATGCCGGTGGAAGAAAAGCCTGAGACGAAGCAAGAAGACACCAAAGCTGAGAATCGGGAGAATGAAGCTCCCAACGATGTCAAGGAGGAGAAGAAATTCAACTCGACCGAGCAAGAAGACGTGAAGCCACTGATAGATAAAACGAAGAATGAGATCGAAGATGTTAATTGCAAGAAGGATTCCATGCAAAATTGTAGCTCAGAGAACTCAAACATAAAGGAGGAAAAGAAGAACGATATTGATGGCACGATGACTGACGCGAAGACCAACGTTACATCTGAGGAGATTAAACAAGAAACAGAAGTAGTCAGCATGGATGTGGATGTAAAAGTCGAAGAAACGAAAAAAGAGAATGAAGACATGGACGAAGATATGAAACCAGCAGTAAAGATGATGGAAGATAAGATTGTGGAGACTATTCCAAACGGAGACAAATACAATCATGTGAATAATCTTCACAATGGCAAGGAATTAAACGGCACATTTATTTCCA ATAGCAGCAACGAGTCCAATTGGTTTTCGATTCTGCCACGAGAAACCTGTGACACTCCAGGACCGAGCACTAAACAGATATTCGGAATAGCTGAACCGACTGAGCTGCGAATACCAGTTTTCCCTCCACCGGCTAGCCCGAACTACGACAGGTGCGACAGTCCAGCGCCTTTGATCTTGACCCAAGATGAGGCTGCACAGCTGGAGTACCTGAAAGTGCACGGTTTGCCGCCCCCTGGCGAAGCGAAACCAGTACCAAAAG ATCTACGATACGGTTGGTGGCGAATAACAGACGTCGACACGTTTCAAGAACTCCTGGAACACCTTCATTCTCGCGGCGTTCGCGAAAAAGAACTGAAACGAACAACGTGGGCGACAATGGAGTCCTTCTTAGCCGTCACAGGCAGAATCAACGTCGACCCTGGCAATATGTCGGCAACGGAGCTTTCAGCGACTCCCGACGAACCCGACACACCCATTCCAAAGCCGGATAACCCGGAAGTTTGGAGTGAGCAAGTTGCTTTGCGCGTCGACGCGCAGCTTCTGGAGCAAGTCGAAGCTCTCGAAGACAAAGTCGCCAATGCCAGCATGCAGGTCAAAGGCTGGAAGCTCCCTCCGCGGGCGGGAACCGAGGAGGCAGAGGAAATTGAGAAACTGAACGAGATGGAGAAGATCAGCGCGGTTGAGCAGGCACGACAAAGGTTACTGTCTTTGGAAGCAGCTATAGAAAGGAGATACTTGAAGCCACCATTGGGCGTTTG TACTGGGGATCCAAATTTGGCAGCCTTGAAGGCCGAACAAGCAGCAGCCGCGAACGCAAACTCGAATAATTCGGATCAGAGCAATCAGACGCCGGTACCTCAAGAGGAAACAACCCCAAGGGGATTGAACAACTGGCGAGAGGCGACAGCTCGAGCGCATACCTCCGCTCAGCTCGCGATGGCGCTCTACATGTTGGAGGCCAGCATCGCCTGGGACAAGAGCATCATGAAGGCTGTGAGTCTAACACCAGCTAGAAACTCGGTCTGCGTCAAGCTACGAAACCGCTGCGTCTCACTCAAAGCTACCAATCAGTACAATCAGCTATTGACTACTTCTCAGGCCTCT AATTGTCAGTTCTGTCACAGCGGAGATAACGAGGACAAATTACTTTTGTGTGATGGCTGTGACCGCGGCTACCATACTTACTGTTTCCGTCCAAAAATGGAAAACATTCCTGATGGTGACTG GTATTGTCACGAATGCATGAACAAAGCAACAGGGGAACGAAATTGTCTAGTATGTGGAAAGAGAGTTGGTAAAAACTTAGTCCTATGTGAACTCTGTCCTCGTGCTTATCATACCGACTGCCACAATCCTGTCATGCCAAAA ATGCCAAGGGGAAAATGGTATTGTTCTAATTGCCACAGTAAACAACCAAAGAAGAGAAATAGTAGTCGAAGGAGTCATACCAAAGGGGGAGGCACCAGAGAGAGCGAAAGTTCTGATCATCCACCCGCTAG TCCAACGCCATCAACGGCATCGAACACACACGTCGAGGACGTCAGTTCGTCGGAACCGGCAACCCCAACGGCCTCGCCACGGAAGGAGGGGAACAATAGGACGCTGACGAAGAAACAGCAACGAGAGCTGGCCCCTTGTAAGGTGCTACTCGAACAGTTGGAGCAACAGGACGAGGCCTGGCCGTTCCTCTTGCCGGTGAACACCAAACAGTTCCCTACCTACAAGAAAATCATTAAAACACCTATGGATCTCAGTACGATCAAGAAGAAATTGCAGGACTCCGT GTACAAGTCTCGCGATGAGTTTTGCGCCGATGTCAGACAGATGTTCATCAACTGCGAGGTATTCAACGAGGACGACAGTCCCGTGGGCAAGGCCGGCCACGGGATGCGCAGTTTCTTCGAAATGCGTTGGACCGAGATCACTGGCGCTCCACCCCCGCATCCCCAAACGCATAGCTGA